The following are encoded together in the Perca fluviatilis chromosome 23, GENO_Pfluv_1.0, whole genome shotgun sequence genome:
- the LOC120553054 gene encoding histone H2B 1/2-like — MPEPAVKAAKKGSKKAVTKTAGKKDKKRRKTRKESYAIYVYKVMKRSIITDTLSSTMGLFWGRGRGGGAARLAHYNKRSTITSREIQTAVRLLLPGELAKHAVSEGTKAVTKYTSSK, encoded by the coding sequence ATGCCTGAACCAGCAGTGAAAGCAGCGAAGAAGGGATCCAAGAAGGCGGTGACAAAGACCGCCGGCAAGAAGGacaagaagaggagaaagaccAGGAAGGAGAGCTACGCCATCTACGTCTACAAGGTGATGAAGCGATCGATAATAACCGATACCCTATCCTCAACCATGGGGCTTTTTTGGGGGCGTGGGCGCGGGGGGGGGGCGGCCCGTCTGGCTCACTACAACAAGCGCTCCACCATCACTTCTCGGGAGATCCAGACCGCCGTGAGGCTGCTGCTCCCCGGGGAGCTGGCCAAGCACGCCGTGTCCGAGGGCACCAAGGCCGTCACCAAGTACACCAGCTCCAAGTAA